One segment of Fructilactobacillus hinvesii DNA contains the following:
- a CDS encoding aldo/keto reductase — MEYYTLANGMRIPQLGFGTYKLNGFSGAMAIKSAINNGYRLLDSAYNYENEGALGQGIRDADVRRSDLLVTSKLPGRYYAHPKAPSALQESLYRSGLDYFDIYLLHWPNPQDDQYVEAWNALIAAQQAGLVRTIGVCNFLPAHLDRLQQETGVLPQINQIELHPYFNQLEQRQYDEEHNILTEAWSPLGRASEMLKDPTLIEIAKRYHKTVVQLILRWEIQLNVLPIPKSSNDRNQLSNLDVFDFTITASDMDKINVLTKPDGRTHNQDPATYQEF; from the coding sequence GTGGAATACTATACTTTAGCCAACGGAATGAGAATTCCCCAACTAGGCTTTGGAACCTACAAATTAAACGGATTTAGCGGAGCAATGGCCATTAAATCCGCCATTAACAACGGCTATCGCCTGTTAGATAGCGCCTATAACTATGAAAACGAAGGAGCCCTCGGGCAAGGAATTCGGGATGCTGACGTCCGGCGGTCGGACCTGCTAGTGACCTCCAAGCTCCCCGGTCGTTACTATGCGCACCCAAAAGCGCCCTCTGCGCTGCAAGAATCACTGTATCGCAGTGGACTAGACTACTTTGACATCTACCTATTGCACTGGCCCAATCCTCAGGACGACCAATACGTGGAGGCGTGGAATGCCTTAATCGCCGCTCAACAAGCTGGGTTGGTTAGAACCATCGGGGTCTGCAACTTCTTACCCGCCCATTTAGACCGCTTGCAACAAGAAACCGGGGTTCTGCCCCAAATCAACCAAATCGAACTCCACCCCTACTTCAATCAGTTAGAACAACGCCAGTACGACGAAGAGCACAACATCCTAACTGAAGCCTGGAGTCCGTTGGGCAGAGCCAGTGAGATGCTAAAGGATCCGACGCTAATTGAGATTGCCAAGCGGTACCACAAGACGGTCGTACAATTAATTTTACGCTGGGAAATTCAATTAAACGTTTTGCCGATTCCAAAATCGTCCAACGATCGCAACCAGCTTAGCAACCTGGACGTGTTTGATTTTACAATCACTGCCAGTGACATGGACAAGATTAACGTGCTGACCAAACCAGACGGGCGCACGCACAACCAAGATCCAGCCACTTACCAAGAATTCTAA
- a CDS encoding helicase C-terminal domain-containing protein, giving the protein MVQKIGVRELVGFILRSGDLNSSLSSFNTPQAGTRIHKQLQRHRGSDYQAEVALKTEVELNGRPVLIHGRADGITTHDGQVEIEEIKTSDAEWGNLPTNQLTLYWGQVKLYAALLMRADPDVSSVALTLTYVQTPDELIMREHQSISRTQALDFFTQVTAEYESWLALKEQLALDRVQTAAQVSFPFPSYRKGQRELAAAVYKSAVLGKHLLLEAPTGTGKTISTLFPAVKAFATDQVERLFYLTAKQSTRRVAEEALELLRQHGLRIQSITLTAKEQIQFPEEADLEPEQNPYFQGYYDRLKPALKAILSERQHLTKAVVQDYARRYQLDPFEFSLDVSLFCDVIVCDYNYLFDPVVKLQRFFTVENQQNFLLVDEAHNLVDRAREMYSTELTQTDCATLLQSLPRNQANRALRRRLQELLQQFERLQTELPTGKTTAERAKPDEVFTMAVTKSLDSLRRWLAKHPTDPLVETVQQFFLTVTTYLKINDLFGDNFRWRIIMTEETVTVRIFCLDASPFIKAQLELARGSVLFSATLSPLTYYQRVLGDNPKELKYQLPSPFNSNSQTILIATYINTTYNQRTNSLASIVASIHKLVTSKQGNYLVFAPSYAYLDQIYQAYRKQYPHQLVQKQHPNMDANARDQFLAAFQQPETHPIVGFALLGGIFSEGIDLVGDRLIGVAIVGVGLPGLNTETNLIRDYFEQHNGRGFEFAYQLPGLNHVFQAAGRVIRTIHDRGVILLLDRRFAEPRYRQWFPASWQQAQIVHNPAELTRQLQTFWQSQTDL; this is encoded by the coding sequence ATGGTGCAAAAAATTGGGGTACGTGAACTGGTGGGATTTATCCTCCGCAGTGGCGATTTAAACAGTTCGCTGAGTAGTTTTAACACACCACAGGCCGGCACGCGCATCCACAAACAACTTCAACGGCACCGCGGTTCTGACTACCAAGCAGAGGTCGCGTTAAAAACAGAGGTCGAACTAAACGGGCGCCCCGTTTTAATTCACGGCCGGGCGGATGGCATTACCACCCATGATGGCCAGGTTGAAATTGAAGAAATTAAAACTTCTGACGCAGAATGGGGCAACTTGCCCACCAACCAGCTAACTCTCTACTGGGGACAAGTGAAACTCTACGCCGCCCTGTTAATGAGAGCCGATCCGGACGTTAGCTCAGTCGCACTCACGCTAACCTACGTCCAAACTCCCGATGAACTAATCATGAGGGAACACCAATCAATTAGCCGAACCCAGGCACTAGATTTCTTTACCCAGGTTACCGCTGAATACGAGAGCTGGTTGGCTCTAAAAGAGCAACTGGCACTGGATCGGGTGCAGACTGCTGCCCAAGTATCGTTTCCCTTTCCCAGTTACAGAAAGGGACAACGTGAACTAGCTGCAGCCGTTTACAAGTCGGCGGTCCTTGGAAAACACCTCCTGCTGGAGGCCCCAACTGGCACCGGCAAGACCATTTCAACGCTTTTTCCGGCGGTCAAGGCCTTTGCTACCGATCAGGTGGAGCGGCTATTTTACCTTACGGCCAAGCAAAGTACCCGCCGCGTAGCAGAAGAAGCGCTCGAATTATTGCGCCAGCACGGCTTGCGGATTCAAAGCATTACCCTAACGGCCAAGGAGCAAATTCAATTCCCAGAAGAAGCGGACCTTGAACCCGAGCAGAATCCTTACTTTCAGGGCTATTACGACCGTTTAAAGCCGGCCTTAAAGGCCATTTTAAGCGAACGACAACACCTCACCAAAGCAGTCGTTCAGGACTATGCCCGGCGTTATCAACTTGATCCGTTTGAATTTTCCCTGGACGTTAGCCTCTTTTGCGACGTCATCGTCTGTGACTACAACTACCTTTTTGATCCGGTGGTCAAGTTACAGCGGTTCTTTACGGTGGAAAATCAGCAAAATTTCTTGTTGGTGGACGAGGCGCATAATTTGGTAGACCGGGCCCGCGAAATGTACTCTACGGAACTCACGCAAACGGACTGTGCGACCTTATTACAGTCATTGCCACGTAACCAGGCCAACCGTGCCCTGCGTCGTCGCCTCCAAGAATTACTTCAGCAGTTTGAGCGACTCCAAACGGAACTTCCGACTGGAAAAACAACGGCCGAACGAGCTAAACCAGATGAAGTCTTCACCATGGCGGTCACAAAGTCGCTCGACAGCCTGCGGAGGTGGTTAGCCAAGCACCCGACCGATCCGTTGGTTGAAACCGTCCAGCAGTTTTTCCTTACGGTAACGACCTATTTAAAAATTAACGATCTGTTTGGGGATAACTTTCGCTGGCGGATCATCATGACGGAAGAAACGGTCACCGTTAGAATCTTTTGCTTAGACGCCAGTCCATTCATTAAAGCCCAGCTCGAACTGGCGCGGGGCTCCGTGCTTTTTTCCGCCACTTTATCACCTCTAACGTACTACCAACGAGTCTTAGGTGATAATCCAAAGGAGTTAAAATATCAACTCCCCTCTCCGTTTAATTCCAATTCCCAAACTATATTGATTGCAACTTACATTAATACAACTTATAATCAAAGAACCAATAGTTTAGCATCAATTGTCGCCAGTATTCACAAATTAGTCACGAGTAAACAGGGGAACTACCTCGTGTTTGCGCCTTCCTATGCCTACCTCGATCAGATTTATCAAGCCTATCGTAAGCAATATCCGCACCAACTAGTGCAAAAGCAACACCCGAACATGGATGCGAATGCTCGTGATCAGTTTCTAGCTGCCTTTCAGCAGCCAGAAACTCATCCCATCGTGGGTTTTGCCCTCCTCGGGGGTATTTTTTCGGAAGGGATTGATCTGGTGGGTGACCGGTTAATCGGAGTCGCAATCGTTGGCGTGGGGCTTCCCGGTTTGAACACCGAAACCAATCTGATTCGGGATTACTTTGAACAACACAACGGCCGGGGGTTTGAATTTGCTTACCAGTTACCCGGATTGAACCACGTGTTTCAAGCGGCCGGGCGGGTCATTCGTACGATCCACGATCGCGGAGTCATCTTACTGCTTGACCGCCGCTTTGCCGAACCCCGTTATCGGCAATGGTTTCCAGCCAGCTGGCAGCAGGCGCAAATCGTGCACAATCCCGCTGAACTCACTCGGCAGTTACAAACTTTTTGGCAATCACAAACAGATTTATAA
- a CDS encoding asparaginase encodes MKKILAINTGGTISMSLNDEGGVVQNEQNPLDNAAGLGLQDIELINDDLLNLPSPQMTPDTMLKIKDRIQQAIAEGIDGVVVTHGTDTLEETAYFLDLTLPNTIPVVVTGAMRSSNEIGADGLFNFKCAIEVAASDSARDKGVLVVFNTGIYSARYVTKTHTTSVDTFKDPIYGTLGTVDHDQVIFAQQLIGSEYTEIDHVIDGVYLVKAYAGMDGTLFNAIQQAHPKGVVIEAMGAGNLPKATLPAVKRLLDAGIPVVLVSRCFSGYAQPIYAYPGGGIELQSLGIVFCEQLNGPKARIKLTVGLSCGKSGPALQEYMSNALS; translated from the coding sequence ATGAAAAAAATTTTAGCGATTAACACCGGCGGCACGATTTCCATGTCGCTCAATGATGAGGGCGGAGTCGTGCAAAATGAACAAAATCCCCTGGATAATGCGGCGGGACTGGGACTACAGGACATCGAATTAATTAATGATGACCTATTAAACCTCCCTTCACCACAGATGACGCCTGATACGATGCTAAAAATTAAGGATCGGATTCAGCAGGCGATTGCAGAAGGCATCGATGGCGTAGTGGTCACGCACGGAACCGATACGTTGGAAGAAACGGCCTACTTTTTAGACTTAACCCTCCCGAATACCATTCCGGTAGTTGTAACGGGGGCGATGCGTTCGTCAAACGAAATTGGAGCCGATGGGCTCTTTAACTTCAAGTGTGCGATTGAGGTGGCTGCTTCAGATTCCGCCCGGGATAAGGGCGTCTTGGTGGTTTTTAATACCGGGATTTATTCAGCCCGCTACGTGACAAAGACTCACACGACCAGTGTCGATACCTTTAAGGATCCGATTTACGGCACCTTAGGAACGGTTGACCATGATCAGGTCATTTTTGCCCAACAATTGATTGGTAGTGAATACACGGAAATTGACCACGTGATTGACGGGGTCTACCTGGTTAAAGCATACGCTGGCATGGACGGCACCCTGTTTAACGCAATTCAACAGGCACACCCAAAAGGGGTAGTGATTGAAGCCATGGGAGCCGGTAACCTGCCGAAGGCCACGTTGCCAGCCGTAAAACGCCTTTTAGACGCCGGGATTCCGGTGGTACTGGTGTCACGGTGCTTTAGTGGGTACGCCCAACCAATTTATGCTTATCCGGGCGGTGGAATCGAACTGCAGTCGCTAGGAATTGTTTTCTGTGAACAACTAAACGGGCCGAAAGCCCGGATTAAACTAACCGTTGGACTAAGCTGTGGAAAAAGCGGTCCTGCTTTACAGGAGTACATGTCCAACGCCCTTTCGTAA
- a CDS encoding Fur family transcriptional regulator, translated as MTDKRYDQAMERLKENNVRITPQRQIILKYMIETDEHPSVETIFHILEKTFPNLSMATVYNNLRLFKKLNLIIEMPSSDGGYRYDFFDHPHLHATCDRCNKITDIDDPEFDQINEHFMDLAKQKGFDPKVTNVEIHGVCAECQAQEQAK; from the coding sequence ATGACAGACAAACGTTATGATCAAGCAATGGAACGTTTAAAGGAAAACAACGTTCGCATTACGCCCCAACGGCAAATTATTTTGAAGTACATGATTGAAACGGATGAACATCCATCAGTCGAAACGATTTTCCACATTTTGGAAAAAACCTTCCCGAACCTTAGCATGGCAACGGTTTACAACAACTTACGTTTATTCAAGAAGTTGAACTTAATCATTGAAATGCCTAGTTCCGATGGTGGTTACCGTTATGATTTCTTTGATCACCCGCACTTGCATGCAACCTGTGACCGGTGTAACAAGATTACCGATATCGATGATCCTGAATTTGATCAGATTAACGAACACTTTATGGACTTAGCAAAGCAAAAAGGCTTCGATCCCAAGGTCACCAACGTTGAGATCCACGGAGTTTGTGCTGAATGCCAAGCTCAAGAACAAGCAAAATAA